The DNA window TTACAAATACTTTATATGTAACTCTCTTTTCTAAAGTGAATATTCCCCCCTCCTGAGTGGGAAATAAAGTGGATTCAATAGCAGTGTGTACAAGCAAATTAAAGTAGAACAAACAAGAGCTTCTCTCTGAGTCTGACCATCAATTATCAATGAAGGCTCTTCACAATACAGGCAGAACTTAAGAGATCTTCCTGTAATTCACTAGCTGTCTGCATACTCTCCTCATTGCCACCTTCATTTCTTGATTCCTGAATGTGTAAATGACAGGATTCAGGAAAGGAGTGAGAACTGCATCACAGATGGCCAAAAACTTATCCAGATGTGTGGAAGGAGATGGCCACATATAGAAAAATATCAGAGGACCAAAGAACAGGACTACCACAGTAATGTGAGCTGATAGTGTGGACAGAGCCTTGGATAAACCACTTGAAGAGTGTCTCTGAACAGTGAGAATGATGACGATATAGGAAATTATCAGTATGAGAAAGGAGCCAACAGAGATGAATCCACTGTTGGCTGTGACCATGAACTCTAATTGGTATGTGTCTGTGCAGGCAAGTTTAATGAACCGAGGAAGGTCACAATAAAAGCTGTCCAGAACATTAGGACCACAGAAGGGTAATTTCACCACGAAAGCCAATTGAACAATGGAGTGGATGAGGCCAGTCATCCAGGCAGTTATTAAAAAGTAGATGCACATTCTTGGGCTCATGATGGTCAGGTAGTGAAGAGGCTTACATATGGCAACATATCTGTCAAAGGCCATGGCGATGAGCAGCACCATCTCCACACCACCAATGATGTGGATAAAGAAGATTTGAGTGATGCAGCCACTAAAAGAGATGACTTTATGCTTTCTAAAAAGGTCATAAATCATCTTGGGAGAAGTGACAGAAGAAGCTCCCAGGTCAATGAAGGAGAGATTGGCCAACAGAAAGTACATGGGTGAGTGTAAGTGAGGGTCAGAGGTCACAGTGAGCATAATGAGGGAGTTTCCCATCATGCTTGCCACATAACATGTAGAGGAGAACACAAAGAGGAGAAGCTGGATCTCCCAGGAATCAGTGAGTCCCAGGAACACAAACTCTGACACAGCAGAGTGATTTGCTCCATCCATTGGCTTTGTCAATCTTGCTACctgaaaatataaattgtgataaTTATGTAATAAATTAGGAGAGAGATCAGAGTTATGAAAGCCTTTCTCTACCTTAGCATTAAAACTGACCTCATATGCCCAGGGCCTTTGAAATGTGATCACAGAGAAATTGGTGGTTTTCATATTGAGCTGTTTTCTACTACAAAGTTGCCTCTGCACTTAATACCCTCTGCTTCTTCCTAGAGTTAATGCTGTGATATTACTCATGATACAAGATGATCAATATGAGTAACAGGAATTCAACCTCAAACCTTTTGATTTTTGCTTCAAAACTAATACCTGGCCCCAGTCACGTAGAACTAATTACTGTTGTAATCCCTTCCAAGCCTGTAAACCTTTATCTGACAgac is part of the Desmodus rotundus isolate HL8 chromosome 7, HLdesRot8A.1, whole genome shotgun sequence genome and encodes:
- the LOC112311673 gene encoding olfactory receptor 4F3/4F16/4F29, with protein sequence MDGANHSAVSEFVFLGLTDSWEIQLLLFVFSSTCYVASMMGNSLIMLTVTSDPHLHSPMYFLLANLSFIDLGASSVTSPKMIYDLFRKHKVISFSGCITQIFFIHIIGGVEMVLLIAMAFDRYVAICKPLHYLTIMSPRMCIYFLITAWMTGLIHSIVQLAFVVKLPFCGPNVLDSFYCDLPRFIKLACTDTYQLEFMVTANSGFISVGSFLILIISYIVIILTVQRHSSSGLSKALSTLSAHITVVVLFFGPLIFFYMWPSPSTHLDKFLAICDAVLTPFLNPVIYTFRNQEMKVAMRRVCRQLVNYRKIS